A single Paraburkholderia sp. FT54 DNA region contains:
- a CDS encoding Hsp70 family protein, which yields MSDARQSRYAIGIDLGTTHCALSYVDTSASDGEKTTQGVLPVAQLTGPGAIDNLDLLPSFLYLPHPDELASGDLYLPWTGQREFAVGEFARSRGAATPIRLVSSAKSWLCHPGVDRRAAILPNDAPPEVARVSPLESSVRYLTHLREAWDHAHPDAPFGEQDITVTIPASFDPAARELTAEAAEAAGYGRMTLLEEPQAALYSWIQKSGGQWRKQVKVGDIILVVDVGGGTTDLSLIAVIEREGNLELHRVAVGEHILLGGDNMDLALAHVVARKLAAQGTQADAWQLRALTYACRSAKETLLSDPATETVPLVVPSRGSKLIGGSIRTELTRTELTQTILEGFFPQVDSAARPVSRARAGLTQLGLPYAQDAGITRHLAAFLGRQVGALAELAGVSGIAAAENASFLHPTAVLFNGGVFKSPLLVERIMGTLNNWLGAEGAAPARLLEGADLDLAVACGAAYYGYVRRGQGVRIRGGTARAYYIAIESAMPAVPGLEPPIQALCVAPFGMEEGTEAELPAQEFGLVVGEPVHFRFFGSSVRRQDQVGTLLDFWGPDELQELEEIQATLPAAGRTAGEVVPVKLHARVTEAGTLELEAVPRGTDERWKVEFDVRGNANA from the coding sequence ATGAGCGACGCACGCCAATCACGCTACGCCATCGGCATCGACCTCGGCACCACGCACTGCGCGCTGTCCTACGTGGACACCAGCGCCAGCGACGGCGAAAAGACCACTCAGGGCGTCCTGCCGGTCGCCCAGCTCACGGGCCCCGGCGCGATCGACAACCTCGATTTGCTGCCCTCGTTTCTCTATCTGCCGCATCCGGACGAACTCGCCTCAGGCGACCTCTATCTGCCATGGACCGGCCAGCGCGAATTCGCGGTCGGCGAATTCGCCCGCAGCCGCGGCGCGGCCACGCCGATCCGGCTGGTATCGAGCGCGAAGAGCTGGCTGTGCCATCCGGGCGTCGACCGGCGCGCCGCCATTCTGCCCAACGACGCGCCGCCTGAAGTCGCGCGCGTCTCGCCGCTCGAAAGCTCGGTGCGCTATCTGACGCATTTGCGCGAAGCCTGGGACCACGCGCATCCCGACGCGCCGTTCGGCGAGCAGGACATTACGGTGACGATCCCCGCCTCGTTCGATCCGGCCGCGCGCGAACTGACCGCCGAAGCCGCCGAGGCCGCTGGCTACGGCCGCATGACGCTGCTGGAAGAACCGCAAGCCGCGCTGTATAGCTGGATCCAGAAGAGCGGCGGCCAGTGGCGCAAGCAGGTCAAGGTCGGCGACATCATCCTCGTGGTGGATGTGGGTGGCGGCACGACCGACCTCTCGCTGATCGCCGTGATCGAACGCGAAGGCAATCTCGAACTGCATCGCGTCGCGGTCGGCGAACATATTCTGCTCGGCGGCGACAACATGGACCTGGCGCTCGCGCACGTGGTCGCGCGCAAGCTCGCGGCGCAAGGCACCCAGGCCGACGCGTGGCAACTGCGCGCCCTCACCTACGCGTGCCGCTCGGCCAAGGAAACGCTGCTCAGCGATCCGGCCACCGAAACCGTACCGCTGGTCGTGCCGAGCCGCGGCTCGAAACTGATCGGCGGCTCGATCCGCACCGAGCTCACGCGCACCGAATTGACCCAGACGATCCTCGAAGGCTTCTTCCCGCAGGTGGATAGCGCGGCGCGTCCAGTGAGCCGCGCGCGTGCCGGTTTGACGCAACTCGGGCTGCCGTATGCGCAGGACGCGGGCATCACGCGCCATCTGGCGGCGTTTCTCGGTCGTCAAGTGGGCGCGCTGGCTGAACTGGCAGGCGTGAGCGGCATCGCGGCTGCGGAGAATGCGAGCTTCCTGCATCCCACGGCGGTGCTGTTCAACGGCGGCGTGTTCAAGTCGCCGCTGCTGGTCGAACGCATCATGGGCACGCTCAACAACTGGCTCGGCGCGGAAGGCGCGGCGCCGGCGCGGCTGCTCGAAGGCGCCGATCTCGACCTCGCCGTCGCGTGCGGCGCGGCCTATTACGGCTACGTGCGACGCGGCCAGGGCGTGCGGATTCGCGGCGGCACGGCGCGCGCGTACTACATCGCGATCGAATCGGCGATGCCCGCCGTGCCCGGTCTCGAGCCGCCGATCCAGGCGCTATGCGTGGCGCCCTTCGGCATGGAGGAAGGCACCGAGGCCGAACTGCCCGCGCAGGAATTCGGGCTGGTGGTCGGCGAGCCGGTGCATTTCCGCTTCTTCGGGTCGTCGGTGCGCCGTCAGGATCAGGTCGGTACGCTGCTCGACTTCTGGGGACCCGACGAATTGCAGGAACTCGAAGAGATTCAGGCGACGCTGCCCGCCGCCGGCCGCACCGCCGGTGAAGTCGTACCGGTGAAGCTGCATGCGCGCGTCACCGAAGCGGGCACGCTCGAACTCGAAGCCGTGCCGCGCGGCACCGACGAGCGCTGGAAAGTCGAGTTCGATGTGCGCGGCAACGCGAATGCATGA
- a CDS encoding Hsp70 family protein — translation MNEMKRYSVGIDLGTSNTVLAYAEAGSPGGSQRIRVFEIEQLVSPGEVAARPLLPSVRYHAAQGELNPGDLRLPWSGADQSGARKDGQQDTQPVVIGRLARVLGAQVPGRLVSSAKSWLSHASVDRVAPILPWGAADEVRKVSPVEASASYLAHVRAAWNQRFPDAPLERQDVVLTVPASFDEGARALTVEAARLAGLHNLKLLEEPQAAFYDWLFHHRERLASELADTRLVLICDVGGGTTDLTLIEVSLRDGEPQLTRIGVGNHLMLGGDNMDLALAHLVEARLPGANHAGERTRLSAASLSQLVERCRNAKEQLLGPQAPDSTSITLLGAGSKLIGGARTVQVTREEVERIIVDGFFPAVASHERPGRPRGAIVEFGLPYATDAAVTRHIAGFLSRFATQSLKALGAESRGSPDEDALPVPDTLLLNGGVFRAEALTQRLASTLGTWRGEALNVLHNDNPDVAVARGAVAYSLARAGNAPKIGGGSPRSYFLVLDETGDGKQDGEPAQRGICLLPRGTEEGHEILIADRTFALRLGHPVRFHLVSSSADTVYQPGELIDLAGGDFVRLPPIATIVQPRGTSSARETAVQIATSLTEVGTLEVHCIELDDPAQRWLLEFQLRRDDAQVDLSADAAPTRHPALDQAIEHIDRCFGSRAQKVDPKEVKRLRSQLEQLLGPRESWNSALLRELFGALWERARRRRRSADHERLWLNLAGYCVRPGFGYPLDEWRVEQLWSLFDDGIQYVNESQVWSEWWTLWRRAAGGLDESAQLRVLDAMAYLQGAAQSRLKLPFDVAKTGFTDMVRLSASLERIPVERKIELGESVLTRLKKPAENHQSWWAVGRIGARRPFYGSAHSVVPPEIAGAWLDALLALDWKKVDPAAFAAVQIARMTGDRSRDLSEDLRHKVVRRLEAANAPRAWITMVSESVELDNADEGRVFGESLPAGLKLIAN, via the coding sequence ATGAATGAGATGAAGCGGTACAGCGTCGGTATCGATCTCGGCACCAGCAACACGGTGCTCGCCTACGCCGAAGCGGGGTCGCCGGGTGGGTCCCAGCGCATTCGCGTCTTCGAGATCGAGCAGTTGGTGAGCCCCGGCGAAGTGGCCGCGCGGCCGCTTCTGCCCTCGGTGCGCTATCACGCGGCGCAGGGCGAACTGAACCCCGGCGATCTGCGATTGCCGTGGTCCGGCGCGGACCAGAGCGGCGCGCGCAAGGATGGACAGCAGGACACGCAGCCGGTTGTGATCGGCCGGCTCGCGCGTGTGCTGGGCGCTCAGGTGCCTGGCAGGCTGGTATCGAGCGCGAAGAGCTGGCTCTCGCATGCATCGGTCGACCGCGTCGCGCCGATCCTGCCGTGGGGCGCCGCCGACGAGGTCCGCAAAGTCTCGCCGGTCGAAGCCAGCGCGAGCTATCTGGCGCACGTGCGCGCGGCCTGGAACCAGCGTTTTCCGGACGCGCCGCTCGAACGCCAGGACGTGGTGCTCACGGTGCCGGCGTCGTTCGACGAAGGCGCGCGAGCGCTGACCGTGGAGGCGGCCCGCCTGGCCGGCCTGCACAATCTGAAGCTGCTGGAAGAACCGCAAGCGGCCTTCTACGACTGGCTGTTTCATCATCGCGAGCGGCTGGCGAGCGAGCTTGCGGACACGCGCCTCGTGCTGATCTGCGACGTCGGCGGCGGCACCACCGACCTCACGCTGATCGAAGTCAGCCTGCGCGACGGCGAACCGCAGCTCACGCGGATCGGCGTGGGCAATCATCTGATGCTCGGTGGCGACAACATGGATCTGGCGCTCGCGCATCTGGTGGAAGCGCGGCTGCCGGGCGCGAACCATGCGGGCGAGCGCACGCGCCTGTCGGCGGCGAGTCTGTCGCAGCTGGTCGAGCGGTGTCGCAATGCCAAGGAACAATTGCTCGGTCCGCAGGCGCCCGACTCCACCTCCATCACGCTGCTCGGCGCGGGCTCGAAGCTGATCGGCGGCGCGCGCACGGTGCAGGTCACGCGCGAGGAGGTCGAGCGGATCATCGTCGACGGCTTTTTTCCGGCGGTGGCGTCGCACGAACGGCCGGGCAGACCGCGTGGCGCGATCGTCGAATTCGGCCTGCCCTACGCGACCGATGCCGCCGTCACGCGTCATATCGCGGGGTTTCTGAGTCGCTTCGCCACGCAGTCGCTTAAAGCACTGGGCGCCGAGTCTCGTGGTTCACCAGACGAAGACGCGTTGCCGGTGCCCGACACCCTGCTCCTGAACGGCGGCGTGTTCCGCGCCGAAGCGCTCACGCAGCGTCTGGCCAGCACCTTGGGCACGTGGCGCGGCGAAGCGCTCAACGTGCTGCATAACGACAATCCCGACGTGGCCGTGGCACGCGGCGCGGTCGCCTATTCGCTGGCGCGTGCGGGCAACGCGCCGAAAATCGGCGGCGGCTCGCCGCGCAGCTACTTCCTCGTGCTCGACGAAACCGGCGACGGCAAGCAAGATGGCGAACCCGCGCAACGCGGCATCTGCCTGCTGCCGCGCGGCACCGAAGAAGGCCACGAGATCCTGATCGCGGATCGCACCTTTGCGTTGCGGCTCGGGCATCCGGTGCGGTTTCACCTCGTGTCGTCAAGTGCGGATACGGTGTACCAGCCAGGCGAATTGATCGATCTCGCCGGCGGCGACTTCGTTCGTTTGCCGCCGATCGCAACCATCGTGCAGCCGCGCGGCACGAGCAGCGCACGCGAGACCGCCGTGCAGATCGCGACGTCGCTCACCGAGGTGGGCACGCTCGAAGTCCACTGCATCGAACTCGACGATCCCGCGCAGCGCTGGCTGCTCGAATTCCAGTTGCGCCGTGACGACGCGCAAGTGGACCTGAGCGCGGATGCTGCACCGACCCGTCATCCGGCGCTCGACCAGGCGATCGAACATATCGATCGCTGCTTCGGTTCGCGCGCGCAGAAGGTCGATCCGAAAGAAGTCAAACGCCTGCGCTCGCAACTCGAACAACTACTGGGTCCGCGCGAAAGCTGGAACAGCGCGTTGCTGCGCGAACTGTTCGGCGCGCTGTGGGAACGCGCGCGCCGCAGGCGCCGCTCGGCGGATCACGAGCGCCTCTGGTTGAACCTGGCCGGCTATTGCGTGCGGCCCGGCTTCGGCTATCCGCTCGACGAATGGCGTGTCGAACAACTCTGGTCGCTCTTCGACGACGGCATCCAGTACGTCAACGAAAGCCAGGTCTGGTCGGAATGGTGGACGCTCTGGCGCCGCGCCGCCGGCGGCCTCGACGAGAGCGCGCAACTGCGCGTGCTCGACGCGATGGCGTATCTGCAAGGCGCCGCGCAATCGCGTCTCAAGCTGCCGTTCGACGTGGCGAAAACCGGCTTCACCGATATGGTTCGGCTGAGCGCATCGCTCGAACGGATTCCTGTGGAACGCAAGATCGAACTCGGCGAATCGGTGCTGACGCGTCTGAAGAAACCCGCTGAGAATCATCAAAGCTGGTGGGCGGTCGGGCGCATCGGTGCGCGGCGGCCTTTCTACGGCAGCGCGCATAGTGTCGTGCCGCCGGAGATTGCCGGAGCATGGCTTGACGCACTCCTCGCGCTCGACTGGAAGAAGGTCGATCCCGCCGCGTTTGCCGCCGTGCAGATCGCCCGCATGACCGGCGACCGCTCGCGCGACTTGTCCGAAGATTTGCGCCATAAGGTAGTGCGCCGGCTCGAAGCGGCCAACGCGCCGCGCGCATGGATCACGATGGTGAGCGAGAGCGTCGAGCTCGATAACGCCGACGAAGGCCGCGTGTTCGGCGAGTCGCTGCCGGCGGGACTGAAGCTGATCGCGAACTGA
- a CDS encoding DUF2760 domain-containing protein translates to MTDSNPSFLGRISLAVGTFFRILGDGEFAAGVLRLRDGGVAASAAPAPAPAPAPTPAPQPAPVLKQASPDAALQLLGLLQRDARFIDFVEEDIKSYSDADIGAAARLVHDGCRATLREHFTIRPVRDEAEGSRVTLAEGFDAASIRLTGNVVGKAPFNGSISHRGWRVEEVRLPKLADSHNAKVIAPAEVEL, encoded by the coding sequence ATGACCGATTCGAATCCCTCTTTCCTCGGCAGGATTTCCCTCGCCGTGGGCACATTCTTCCGCATCCTCGGCGATGGCGAATTCGCCGCTGGGGTCCTGCGTCTGCGTGACGGCGGCGTTGCCGCCAGCGCAGCGCCCGCGCCGGCGCCTGCCCCGGCGCCCACACCCGCACCGCAGCCGGCGCCCGTGCTGAAGCAAGCGAGCCCTGACGCCGCGCTGCAATTGCTCGGCCTGTTGCAACGCGACGCGCGCTTCATCGATTTCGTCGAGGAAGACATCAAGAGCTATAGCGATGCCGACATCGGCGCGGCCGCGCGCCTCGTGCACGACGGTTGCCGCGCCACGCTGCGCGAGCACTTCACGATCCGCCCGGTGCGCGACGAAGCCGAAGGCAGCCGCGTCACGCTGGCCGAAGGTTTCGACGCGGCCTCGATTCGCCTGACGGGCAACGTGGTCGGCAAGGCGCCGTTTAACGGCAGCATCAGCCATCGCGGCTGGCGTGTCGAAGAAGTGCGTCTGCCGAAACTCGCGGACAGCCACAACGCAAAGGTGATCGCACCGGCCGAGGTGGAGCTATGA
- a CDS encoding glucose 1-dehydrogenase — MNQSALENVNPRKHAGKIVLVTGGSSGIGLAAATRFAQEGAIVYITGRRQAELDDAVERIGHGATAIRADISSAADLEHMISTVQAAHDRLDILFANAGGGEFSPLGAITEAQFDKYFGINVKGTLFTVQKALPLMRPGSAIVVTGSIAASKGMPAFGVYAATKAALRSFARTWATDLKGRGIRVNVVAPGVVVTPAYKSELGMSDEQIDAFSQQASATTPLGRVGEPDEIATAVSFLASDEASFITGIELAVDGGMTQV, encoded by the coding sequence ATGAATCAGTCCGCACTTGAAAACGTCAATCCCCGCAAACACGCCGGCAAGATCGTGCTGGTGACCGGCGGCAGCAGCGGCATCGGCCTCGCCGCCGCAACGCGTTTCGCCCAGGAAGGCGCGATCGTCTATATCACCGGCCGCCGTCAGGCCGAACTCGACGACGCGGTAGAGCGCATCGGCCATGGCGCCACCGCGATTCGCGCGGATATCTCGTCGGCCGCCGACCTCGAGCACATGATCAGCACGGTGCAGGCCGCCCACGACCGACTCGACATCCTGTTCGCGAACGCGGGCGGCGGCGAGTTTTCGCCGCTCGGCGCGATCACCGAAGCGCAGTTCGACAAGTACTTCGGCATCAACGTGAAGGGCACGCTGTTCACGGTGCAGAAAGCCTTGCCGTTGATGCGGCCAGGCAGCGCGATTGTCGTCACGGGTTCAATCGCCGCAAGCAAGGGTATGCCGGCCTTCGGCGTGTATGCCGCGACCAAGGCCGCGCTGCGTTCGTTCGCGCGCACATGGGCGACCGACCTGAAGGGCCGCGGCATTCGTGTCAACGTGGTAGCGCCCGGCGTGGTGGTCACGCCGGCCTACAAATCCGAACTGGGCATGAGCGACGAGCAGATCGACGCCTTCAGCCAGCAGGCCAGCGCGACCACGCCGCTGGGCCGCGTCGGCGAACCGGACGAGATCGCCACGGCCGTCTCGTTCCTCGCTTCCGATGAAGCGAGTTTTATCACGGGGATTGAACTGGCTGTCGACGGTGGTATGACGCAGGTGTAG